The genomic stretch TATTGTTCGTTCATATCACCTCAGACCCGTTCTCTCGTTTGATTTTTATATTCTGTAAATAACTTTCACCCGTCAGGCATTCATGCCCCGTTCACCCGCCAACCTGGCCATACTTTTAAATGCCGCACCTGTTTTAACCCAAAAACACCCGATCACTCACGTTAAAAATGGTCTTTTTGGCAATGTCGCTGAAATTTAATTACAACAGCGACGATATCAGTTTGGCTAATCCATCATTCGTACAGTATCAAAGGGCGCCCGGAAGCGCCCTGATTGTTTCTTCATCAACCCTGATTCAGGATCAGTGATAGCAGAAGTGATGAACGACCTGAGAAATCAGCTCGCGTGTCGGTTTTATGAACGCGGTATCAATATATTCATCTGGCTGATGCGCCTGATCGATAGAACCCGGCCCCAGTACCAGCGTCGGGCACAGTTCCTGAATGAACGGCGCTTCGGTGCAGTAGTTCACGATTTCGGTTTCGACGCCCAGCAGCTTTTCCACGACCTGAACCAGCGGGTGATCCGGCGGGCATTCATAACCCGGGATTGGCGGATGCAGTTCTTCGATAGCAAGACGGCCCGGCCAGCGCTGGCTGACAGGCTCCAGCGCTTCGTTGAGCAGGCCGTTGATATCGGCCAGCGTCAGGCCCGGCAACGGACGGATATCCATGTGCATTTCACAGCAGGCGCAAATGCGGTTTGGCGCGTCGCCGCCGTTGATATAACCAAAGTTCATGGTCGGATACGGGATCACGAAACCACTGTGGTTGTAACGGGTTTTCAGCGTATTGCGCAGCGTCATCAGATGGGTAATCGACTCGTGCATCAGTTCGATGGCGTTCACGCCACGCGACGGATCACTGGAATGGCCGGACTGACCGGTGATGCGGATGGCATTCGACATATGGCCTTTGTGGGCACGAACCGGTTTCAGTGAGGTCGGTTCGCCGATGATTGCGCAGTCCGGACGAATTTTCGCGTTTTTGGAGAAGTAACTGGCACCGGCCATCGTCGTTTCTTCATCCGCCGTCGCTAAAATATACAGCGGTTTAGTCAGTTTGGTCAGATCGACATCGCGCAGTGAATCGAGGATAAACGCGAAGAAACCTTTCATGTCGGCAGTCCCCAAACCATAGAGCTTATTTTCATGCTCGGTGAGGGTGAAAGGATCGCGCGTCCAGCGTCCGTCATCGAACGGAACGGTGTCGGTGTGACCGGCCAGCAGTAAGCCGCCTGCGCCGTGACCGGTGCTGGCTAACATATTGAATTTATTGCGCGTACCTGGAACGGGCTGCACTTCAACGTTGAAGCCTAAATCACCGAACCAGCCTGCCAGTAAATGGATTAGCGTCTCATTGCTCTGGTCCAGAGCAGCGTCCGTTGCGCTGATGGAAGGGGTTGCGATTAACGCCCGATAGAGCTCAATAAAAGGAGGTAATTTCATCTTCACTGTTG from Rahnella sikkimica encodes the following:
- the argE gene encoding acetylornithine deacetylase, yielding MKMKLPPFIELYRALIATPSISATDAALDQSNETLIHLLAGWFGDLGFNVEVQPVPGTRNKFNMLASTGHGAGGLLLAGHTDTVPFDDGRWTRDPFTLTEHENKLYGLGTADMKGFFAFILDSLRDVDLTKLTKPLYILATADEETTMAGASYFSKNAKIRPDCAIIGEPTSLKPVRAHKGHMSNAIRITGQSGHSSDPSRGVNAIELMHESITHLMTLRNTLKTRYNHSGFVIPYPTMNFGYINGGDAPNRICACCEMHMDIRPLPGLTLADINGLLNEALEPVSQRWPGRLAIEELHPPIPGYECPPDHPLVQVVEKLLGVETEIVNYCTEAPFIQELCPTLVLGPGSIDQAHQPDEYIDTAFIKPTRELISQVVHHFCYH